The sequence CGACGATGATGATCATGTCGAACGACCCGCTCACCGAGTGAACCGTGCGCACGGCGCTCATCTTCTCCATCGCCGTAATCACATCGCCGGAAAGCTTTGGCGACACCGTCACGAGAAGATGCGCGCGGATTTGTGCTGCATCATATTCGCCCGAAAGCCGCACCATATAGCCGGCAATCGTTCCGCTGCGCTCAAGCCGCTCCAGCCGGCTCTGCGCGGTGGAGCGCGAGACGCCCAGCCGCCGGGCAATCTCCGACACAGGCATGCGCGCATTCTCACGCAAGAGCGCAATCACCGACCGGTCTGCGTCTGATGTCGTCATATTGCTCATTCCATTCGTCGATATGCATAAAATCGTGAGTGAAATTACCCGGATTGATACTTCGATTCAACGTCGATCAAAGCCAGACTGGACAAACATCCAGGCAGAATCGCCAGATAAATTCGAAAGGGAGCGGGATGAAAGAAATCGTTGTCACCGGAGCCGGGCGCATTGGGGCCGCCATCGCAGACATGCTGGTCGCCTCGGGCGATTACACGGTCACCGTCGCCGACCGATCGGCGGAACAGCTCGCTGGCCTCTCTTCTCACAAGCAGATTTCCGGCGTGGAAGTCGACCTTTCAGACACGAAGGCGCTGGCTGCCGTGCTCAAGGGCAAGTTCGCCCTGTTGAACGCAGCCCCCTACAATCTGACCGTACCGATCGCCGAGGCGGCTGCCGAGGCCGGCGTTCACTATCTCGACCTGACCGAGGATGTGAAAAGCACGCGCCGCGTGAAGGAAATCGCCGCCTCTGCAGGCACGGCCTTCATCCCGCAATGCGGGCTTGCGCCGGGCTTCATCACCATCGCCGCCAATTCGCTCGCCAAGCGTTTTGACACGCTCAACGATGTGCGCATGCGCGTCGGCGCGCTGCCGCAGTTTCCGGCCAATGCGCTCAACTACAATCTCACCTGGTCGCCTGAAGGCGTTATCAACGAGTATTGTGAGCCCTGCGAAGCCATTGTCGATGGCGAGATGAAGGAAGTCGCGCCGCTTGAGGGGCATGAGGAGTTCTCGCTCGATGGCGTGCGCTACGAGGCGTTCAACACCTCCGGCGGGCTCGGCTCCATCTGCGAATCGCTCAAAGGTCGCGTGCGCAATCTCAACTACCGCACGATCCGCTATCCGGGTCATGCCTCGATTATGAAGATGCTCTTGAACGATCTGCGCCTGAGCGAACGCCGCGATCTTCTGAAAGAGATTTTCGAACACGCGCTGCCCACCACCATGCAGGATGTGGTGGTGATCTTCGTCACCATCACCGGACTGAAGAACGGCCGGCTGGTGCAGGAAAGCTATGCCAACAGCGTGTTTGCCGATCCGGCCGGCCCGAATGCGCGCAGCGCAATCCAGAAAACGACCGCCGCCGGCATCTGCACCGTGCTCGACCTGCTCGCCAACGGCAAGCTTCCGTCCAAGGGCTTTGTCCAGCAGGAAGACATCGCGCTTGAGGATTTTCTGGCCAACCGTTTCGGCCGTACCTACCAGCCCCAGACCGGCCCGCAGGCACAGGCCGCTTGAGGCGAAACCGGCCAGCGCAGGATTTCCGTCGCTGGCCGTACCGTTTCGCCGCCATGTGACATTGCGCGCTTCGGCTTCGCTCCATAGGGTCGCGCAATGTCAAACGACCGGCCGCTTGTCGGCATCCTCTTGATGATCGGGTTTTGCGCGGTTGCCCCTCTGGGCGACTCGATCGCGAAACTGTTGGGCGAGACCATTCCGCTCTTCGAGCTCCTGGTTGTGCGTTTCGCCGCGCAGGTGGTGTTTCTCCTGCCGGTCGTGTGGTGGAGCGGCAAGTCGCTGCTTCTTTCTCCCCGCGTCATGCGGCTCACCGTGTTGCGCACGGCTCTCCACATTGCCGGCATCGGCGCGATGTTCATGTCGCTGCGCTATCTGCCGCTGGCCGATGCTGTCGCCATCGCCTTCGTCATGCCCTTCATCATGCTGGCCTTCGGCAAGTTCTTTCTGGGCGAGGATGTGGGCCCAAGGCGGCTTGCCGCCTGTTCGGTCGGCTTCGTCGGCACCATGCTGGTCGTTCAGCCAAGCTTCCTCACCGTCGGTGCGCCAGCCCTTCTGCCGCTGCTCGTGGCGGTCGCCTTCTCCGGCTACATGCTGGTGACGCGGCAGATCTCGCGCGATGCCGATCCCATCGCGCTTCAGGTGGTGAGCGGCATCTATGCCATGATCGGCTTCGGCGCGCTGGCTTTCGTCAATCTCGGGCTCGACCTGCCGCAATTGCGCATGGTGCAACCCGATCTGCGGGAAATGCTGCTGTTGGTCGCGTCCGGCTTCTTCGGCACGTTCGGCCATCTCCTGATGACATGGTCGCTGCGCTTTGCGCCTTCGGCCACCGTGGCGCCGATCCAGTATCTGGAGATCCCCTTCGCCACGGTCATTGGCTGGCTCGTCTTCCGCGATCTGCCCAATGGGCTGGCGGCCCTTGGCATCGCCATCACCATGGGTGCCGGGCTTTACATCGTGTTCCGTGAGCGGGCGCTGGCAAGGCCGGTCACCCCGGTTCAGCCAGCCCCCGATCCGCAAAGCGTGCAATAATGTTCTGAGCCGCCTCAGCCGGCCAGCGCCTCGCGGCTGGCAGTGAGGAAGATCTCCGCATTTCTCGAAAGCGACGGCCCCAGATAGCCGCCTTCCTGGATCAGCGCCGTGGGCAGTCCCAGAGCCGCGATCTCGCGTGCCATGGTGGCAAAGCCGTCGCCCGTGAGCTTCACCTCCGAGAGCGGATCGTCCGCCGCCATGTCGAGCCCAAGCGAAATCACCAGCGCCTCCGCGCCAAAGGCGGTGATGGCCGCAAGTCCCTCGCGGAAGCGGCCAAGGATCGTTTCCGTATCCGATCCGGGCTTCAGGCAGAGATTGAACGTCGCCCCCTCGCCTTCGCCCTCGCCGCGCTCGTCCTCATAGCCCAGATAATAGGTCGGATAGAGGTCGGGGTCCGTGTGCAGCGAGCAGACAAAAACATCCCCACGATCATAAAAAATGTCGAGCGTGCCATTGCCCGTATGCGTGTCGATGTCGAGCACCGCCACCTTGCCAAAGCGTTCGCGCAGGCTTTGCGCGGCGATGGCCGCATTGTTGAAGAGACAAAACCCGTTCGACGCGTTGGAAAGCGCATGGTGCCCCGGCGGGCGGCACAGGCCATAGACCATGCGTTCGCCTTCCTTCACGCGTTCGGCAGTCTCAAGCGCGGTCTGCGCCGACCAGTAGACGGCATCCCATGTGCCTTCCGTCAGCGGAACCGACGTGTCGGTCGCCCACCAGCCAAGCTGGCCGAAAACGGATGAGGAAGGCCGCCCCCGGCGCGGACCGGGATGGCAATTGGGGATCGGCTCCTGATCCGGCGCCTCCGCGCGCCAGCGCTGATAGGCGTCTTTCCAGAAATCCACATAGTCCGGATCGTGCACCGCCTTGATCGGCCCGTCGCCGAAATCGCGGGGTTTCTCGATGGGGAATTGGTTTTTGATCAGCATGTCGCGGATCAGGATCGCGCGTTCAGCCTGTTCAGGATGGGGCATATAGGCCCCGCGCCGGAAATAGCGCTCCGGCGTGTGCCGCAATTGGCGTTCGTCGAAAATGGCTTTCATTGTCGTCCTTCAATATCCGTTGGATCTGTCGACCACCGTTTTCGGTGTGTCTCCCGCCACCACGGCCTGTGCAGCGCGGGCAAGCTGTTCCGCCATCCGGTGCGGTGAGCAATCGCCCGCCTGATGCGGCGTCACGAGAATGCGTTCATCCGCCCAGAAGGGGTGTTCTTTGGGCAATGGCTCCACGTCGAAAACGTCGAGCGAGGCAGAGGCGATGCGTCCGCTGTCGAGCGCACGCAGAAGATCGGCCTCGACCAGATGTTCTCCCCGCCCAAGCTGAATGAGAGCGGCCCCCTCAGGCATCCGGTTGAAGAAATCGAGATCAAGCAGGCCGCGCGTCTCTCCCGTCAGCGGCAACACGTTGATGAGGATGGCAGCCTGCTCGGCAACCCGGAGCGCCGCCCCCTCAGCGCTTTCAAAGCGCACACCCGGCATCGTCTCCCTGGGTGTGGTGCGTGCCGCCGCAACGACCGGAAAGCCCAGCGCCGTCACCGCGCGGGCAATGGCGCGTCCCATCAGGCCGAAACCCAGAATGCCGACCGGTGTTTCACGCGGCGGCTTCATGGTCGAGGGGATGAGCCGCGCCCATTCGTGCTTTGTCTCATGCACGATATGGTGGCGCATGTTGCGGTGATGCCAGATCACATGCCATGCCGCGAAGCCTGCCAGCATGTCGCCCTGATCCGGGTCGCGCACGCGCGCCACCAGCGCGTCCTTTGGCAGGCTTGGGCAGTTGATGATGCTGTCGACACCCGCCGCAATGGAATGCGCAAGCCGCAGATTCGGATAAGGGTCAAACGCATCAGCCGCCGGCCTCCAGCTGAGGGCAAAACGGATTTCCTCCGGATTGTCGATTTCATGCGGATGGCGCAGCCGGATCATGCCTGCATGCGGTGCCAAGGCATGTCCGTAGAGTTCATGCAGGTCGTAGACCTCGCTCAGATACACGCCCTCGATCACTCGTCCGTCAGCCATGTGCAGCCTCGGTCTCGATGGGTTCCACCCCGCACCAGTCGGCGATGAAAAGTGCGATCGCCCCCGTCACCCGCTTGATGGAGGAAAGACTCACGCGCTCATCGAACCCGTGGATGTTCTCGGTTATCGGGCCATAGACGAGACACGGCATGCCTGCATAGATCACGAAGACCCGCGCATCGAGATAGCCCGGCGTCACGAAGCTTTTCAGTTCGCTCGCGGTCGCCGCGCGGTGCGCTTCGGCAAGCGCCTTTTCGGCGTCCGTGCCTTCTTCCAGCACGTAGCCGCGCGCGAAAAACCCGTTCCAGATCACCTCCGGCGGGCGATTGCCAAGAAAGGGATCGTCGGCCAGCTCACGCGCCAGATGCGCCTCGATCTGCGCTGCCCGGTCCTTCGGGTCGTCACCGGGATAAATGGCGATGCGGCAGGAGAGCTTGCACCAGGCCGCCACGGTCGACGCCCAGTCGCCACCCTCGATCTTGCCGACATTGAAATTGATCGGGTGATCGAGTTCCTCGAAATAGGGGTAACTCGCCTTTTCAGCGTTCCATTCCGCGGTCAGGCGTTTCAGGCTTTCGATCACGCGGAAGCTCGCCTCGATGGCGTTGGCGCCCGTGCCCGCCTCGCGCACATGCACCGGGTGGCCCGACACATTCACCTCGAACCACAAGACGCCCGTATTGGCGCGCACCAGCATTTCGTCTTCCGGCTCGGGGATGATGGCGGCCTCCGCCGTATAGCCTTCCACCAGACAGGCGAGTGCGCCATTGCCGGTGCATTCTTCCTCCACCACGCTCTGCACATGCACTTTCGCTGCCGGTTGCAGGCCGATGCGGCGCAGCGCGTCGAGTGCGAAAATGTTGGCGGCGATGCCAGCCTTCATGTCACCGCCCCCGCGCCCATAGAGCCAGTCGCCCTCGCGCTTTGGCTCATAGGGCGGCGAAACCTCCCACATGTCGTGCGGGCCTTCCGGCACCACATCCATATGACCGTTCAGGATCAGCGACCGGCCTTTCTCCATGCGCGGTGTGTGGGTGGCGATCACGTTCACCGCGTCGGAATAATCGACAGCAACGGGCGAAAAGCCCGGATGATCCTTGATCTTGTCTTCGTCAATATGGAAGGTTTCGACCGCATAGCCGCGCGCTTCGAGCGCCTTGTGAACGAATTCCTGTGCGGGCTTTTCCTTTCCGCGCAGCGAGGGAAAGCGGATCAGGTCTTCGGTAAAGTCGATCTGTTCCTCAAAGCCTTCCTCGACGGCTGCGAGGATTTTCTGTGCCAGTTGTTCGTCCAAATTGGTGGTTCCTGCGGATTAGTGTTGAGAGTGGTGAGCGATGGCGCGCGTCATCCCGCCCTCGCCCTTCGACAAGCTCAGAATGAGGGCTAACAGCGGATGCACGAGCGTTTGGATATGCGATAC comes from Nitratireductor kimnyeongensis and encodes:
- a CDS encoding DMT family transporter, with the translated sequence MSNDRPLVGILLMIGFCAVAPLGDSIAKLLGETIPLFELLVVRFAAQVVFLLPVVWWSGKSLLLSPRVMRLTVLRTALHIAGIGAMFMSLRYLPLADAVAIAFVMPFIMLAFGKFFLGEDVGPRRLAACSVGFVGTMLVVQPSFLTVGAPALLPLLVAVAFSGYMLVTRQISRDADPIALQVVSGIYAMIGFGALAFVNLGLDLPQLRMVQPDLREMLLLVASGFFGTFGHLLMTWSLRFAPSATVAPIQYLEIPFATVIGWLVFRDLPNGLAALGIAITMGAGLYIVFRERALARPVTPVQPAPDPQSVQ
- a CDS encoding histone deacetylase family protein, which codes for MKAIFDERQLRHTPERYFRRGAYMPHPEQAERAILIRDMLIKNQFPIEKPRDFGDGPIKAVHDPDYVDFWKDAYQRWRAEAPDQEPIPNCHPGPRRGRPSSSVFGQLGWWATDTSVPLTEGTWDAVYWSAQTALETAERVKEGERMVYGLCRPPGHHALSNASNGFCLFNNAAIAAQSLRERFGKVAVLDIDTHTGNGTLDIFYDRGDVFVCSLHTDPDLYPTYYLGYEDERGEGEGEGATFNLCLKPGSDTETILGRFREGLAAITAFGAEALVISLGLDMAADDPLSEVKLTGDGFATMAREIAALGLPTALIQEGGYLGPSLSRNAEIFLTASREALAG
- a CDS encoding saccharopine dehydrogenase family protein, translating into MKEIVVTGAGRIGAAIADMLVASGDYTVTVADRSAEQLAGLSSHKQISGVEVDLSDTKALAAVLKGKFALLNAAPYNLTVPIAEAAAEAGVHYLDLTEDVKSTRRVKEIAASAGTAFIPQCGLAPGFITIAANSLAKRFDTLNDVRMRVGALPQFPANALNYNLTWSPEGVINEYCEPCEAIVDGEMKEVAPLEGHEEFSLDGVRYEAFNTSGGLGSICESLKGRVRNLNYRTIRYPGHASIMKMLLNDLRLSERRDLLKEIFEHALPTTMQDVVVIFVTITGLKNGRLVQESYANSVFADPAGPNARSAIQKTTAAGICTVLDLLANGKLPSKGFVQQEDIALEDFLANRFGRTYQPQTGPQAQAA
- a CDS encoding ArgE/DapE family deacylase: MDEQLAQKILAAVEEGFEEQIDFTEDLIRFPSLRGKEKPAQEFVHKALEARGYAVETFHIDEDKIKDHPGFSPVAVDYSDAVNVIATHTPRMEKGRSLILNGHMDVVPEGPHDMWEVSPPYEPKREGDWLYGRGGGDMKAGIAANIFALDALRRIGLQPAAKVHVQSVVEEECTGNGALACLVEGYTAEAAIIPEPEDEMLVRANTGVLWFEVNVSGHPVHVREAGTGANAIEASFRVIESLKRLTAEWNAEKASYPYFEELDHPINFNVGKIEGGDWASTVAAWCKLSCRIAIYPGDDPKDRAAQIEAHLARELADDPFLGNRPPEVIWNGFFARGYVLEEGTDAEKALAEAHRAATASELKSFVTPGYLDARVFVIYAGMPCLVYGPITENIHGFDERVSLSSIKRVTGAIALFIADWCGVEPIETEAAHG
- a CDS encoding NAD(P)-dependent oxidoreductase produces the protein MADGRVIEGVYLSEVYDLHELYGHALAPHAGMIRLRHPHEIDNPEEIRFALSWRPAADAFDPYPNLRLAHSIAAGVDSIINCPSLPKDALVARVRDPDQGDMLAGFAAWHVIWHHRNMRHHIVHETKHEWARLIPSTMKPPRETPVGILGFGLMGRAIARAVTALGFPVVAAARTTPRETMPGVRFESAEGAALRVAEQAAILINVLPLTGETRGLLDLDFFNRMPEGAALIQLGRGEHLVEADLLRALDSGRIASASLDVFDVEPLPKEHPFWADERILVTPHQAGDCSPHRMAEQLARAAQAVVAGDTPKTVVDRSNGY
- a CDS encoding Lrp/AsnC family transcriptional regulator yields the protein MTTSDADRSVIALLRENARMPVSEIARRLGVSRSTAQSRLERLERSGTIAGYMVRLSGEYDAAQIRAHLLVTVSPKLSGDVITAMEKMSAVRTVHSVSGSFDMIIIVEAPSVAELDTVIDTIGALKGVDRTMSSIVLSTRIDR